One part of the Gammaproteobacteria bacterium genome encodes these proteins:
- a CDS encoding FAD-binding protein — translation MDTETTEVIAVDRDSLIVSLRAFLPEHCLLSEAESLRPYECDALTAYRQCPLLVCLPETIDQVQGVLRTCHQLGVPVVARGAGTGLSGGALPLAEGVLLSLAKFNRILEIDPVNRLARVEPGVRNIAVTEAASRYGLYYAPDPSSQIACTIGGNVAENSGGVHCLKYGLTVHNIAAMKILSCDGHLLELGARAFDSPGYDLPALMSGSEGLLGVIVEVTLRLLPAPESTRVLLAAFDSVTAAADAVASVIAAGIVPAGLELMDNPAIRAAEDYAHAGYPVDAAAILLCELDGNEAEAAAQVERVRACLLAAHAKEIRLATDAAERKRFWAGRKAAFPAVGRLAPDYYCMDGTIPRRRLPEVLRQIAAWSEEYGLAVANVFHAGDGNLHPLILYDANKPGELERTEEFGGRILELCLAVGGTITGEHGVGVEKLPQMCAQFGADELRQFHLIKDAFDPRRLLNPGKAVPSLHRCAELGRMHVHAGKTPFPELERF, via the coding sequence ATGGATACGGAAACGACCGAAGTGATCGCCGTGGACAGGGATTCCCTGATCGTTTCCCTGCGCGCCTTCCTGCCCGAACATTGCCTGCTGAGTGAAGCGGAATCTCTGCGTCCTTACGAATGCGACGCCCTGACCGCCTATCGGCAGTGCCCCCTGCTGGTATGCCTGCCGGAAACCATCGACCAGGTCCAGGGTGTACTGCGTACCTGCCACCAGCTTGGTGTCCCGGTGGTCGCCCGCGGGGCGGGGACCGGGCTTTCCGGCGGCGCCCTCCCCCTCGCTGAGGGAGTCCTGCTCAGCCTGGCGAAATTCAACCGCATTCTGGAAATCGACCCCGTCAATCGCCTCGCGCGCGTGGAGCCGGGCGTGCGCAATATCGCCGTAACCGAGGCGGCATCCCGGTATGGACTCTATTACGCCCCCGACCCGTCGTCCCAGATCGCCTGCACCATCGGCGGCAACGTGGCGGAAAACTCGGGCGGGGTGCATTGCCTCAAGTACGGCCTCACGGTCCATAACATCGCGGCGATGAAAATCCTCAGCTGCGACGGTCACCTGCTGGAACTCGGCGCACGCGCCTTCGACAGCCCCGGCTATGACCTGCCTGCCCTCATGTCGGGTTCCGAGGGCCTGCTCGGGGTCATCGTCGAGGTGACGCTCCGTCTGCTGCCGGCGCCGGAAAGCACGCGGGTACTGCTCGCCGCCTTCGACAGCGTCACCGCGGCGGCTGACGCCGTGGCTTCCGTGATCGCTGCCGGCATTGTCCCGGCGGGACTCGAGCTGATGGACAATCCGGCGATACGCGCCGCCGAGGATTATGCCCATGCGGGCTACCCGGTCGATGCCGCCGCCATCCTGCTGTGCGAACTCGACGGCAATGAAGCGGAGGCCGCCGCGCAGGTCGAACGCGTGCGCGCCTGTCTCTTGGCGGCCCACGCAAAAGAAATCCGGCTCGCGACCGATGCTGCCGAGCGCAAACGGTTCTGGGCCGGCCGCAAGGCCGCCTTCCCCGCCGTGGGCCGCCTCGCGCCCGATTATTACTGCATGGACGGGACCATCCCCCGCCGCCGCTTGCCCGAGGTGCTCCGCCAGATCGCGGCCTGGTCGGAGGAATACGGGCTGGCCGTTGCGAACGTGTTCCATGCCGGCGATGGAAACCTGCATCCGCTCATTCTGTACGACGCCAACAAACCCGGAGAACTGGAGCGCACCGAGGAGTTCGGCGGCCGGATCCTCGAACTGTGTCTCGCCGTCGGCGGCACCATCACCGGCGAACACGGTGTCGGGGTGGAGAAACTGCCACAGATGTGTGCGCAGTTCGGCGCCGACGAATTGCGGCAATTCCATCTGATCAAGGACGCCTTCGATCCGCGCCGGCTGCTCAACCCGGGCAAGGCGGTTCCCAGCCTGCATCGCTGCGCCGAACTCGGGCGCATGCACGTGCATGCCGGGAAGACACCCTTCCCCGAGCTCGAGCGTTTCTGA